A DNA window from Rhizobium jaguaris contains the following coding sequences:
- a CDS encoding MarR family winged helix-turn-helix transcriptional regulator, translated as MEKCAPSRPPLGLLLRLVHQHWTQAVEAALDEAGFGDIRPPHANVFTFARPEGIQVSELTKLAHVRKQTMAQAVEELERLGYVERRPDPNDRRGRLVFLTERGKGVRPIAMATGRLVDERWAEISGSEEIEQIKQALQRLLGKLQSDAAAAGSEEQAGS; from the coding sequence ATGGAAAAATGTGCTCCTTCCCGTCCGCCCCTGGGCCTGTTGCTGCGGCTCGTACACCAGCATTGGACGCAGGCCGTCGAAGCCGCCCTGGATGAAGCCGGTTTCGGCGATATCCGACCGCCGCATGCCAATGTTTTCACCTTCGCCCGCCCCGAGGGTATTCAGGTCAGCGAGCTCACCAAGCTTGCACATGTGCGCAAGCAGACGATGGCGCAAGCGGTCGAGGAGCTCGAGCGGCTGGGTTATGTCGAGCGCCGGCCAGATCCCAACGACCGACGGGGCCGGCTGGTATTCCTCACAGAACGCGGCAAGGGTGTCCGGCCGATCGCGATGGCGACGGGCCGTCTTGTCGACGAACGATGGGCCGAAATTTCCGGCTCCGAGGAGATCGAACAGATCAAACAGGCTTTGCAAAGATTACTCGGCAAGCTGCAGAGCGACGCCGCCGCTGCCGGGTCGGAGGAGCAGGCTGGTTCCTAA
- a CDS encoding haloalkane dehalogenase, translated as MPSIDLLDSTIFYEDAGSGTPFVFLHGNPTSSYLWRHVSPHIGAPARRLAPDLIGMGRSGKPDIPYGFADHARYLDAWFDALELTGVALVGHDWGGALAFDWAARNPERVRGIAFMETIIRPLTWDDLPNARPRYEALRSPGTGEVKILDENFFIEQALPATILKGLSAQDHAAYRAPYPTRESRRPLLEWPRAMPIEGRPADVVSRIEAYDAWLAASADVPKLLLTFDGPAETLLIGEAMTAWCRANIANLDVENCGPARHVAPEDQPEAIAAAISRWADRHELR; from the coding sequence ATGCCCTCGATCGACCTGCTGGATTCGACTATCTTCTATGAGGATGCAGGGAGCGGAACTCCCTTCGTCTTCCTCCACGGCAATCCCACCTCGTCCTATCTCTGGCGGCATGTGTCTCCACATATCGGTGCGCCCGCTCGCCGCCTCGCGCCCGATCTCATCGGCATGGGCCGTTCGGGCAAACCAGATATCCCTTACGGCTTCGCTGATCACGCCCGTTATCTCGACGCCTGGTTCGACGCTCTCGAACTTACCGGCGTCGCGCTGGTCGGCCATGACTGGGGCGGCGCGCTGGCCTTCGATTGGGCGGCCCGCAATCCCGAACGGGTGCGGGGCATCGCCTTCATGGAAACCATCATTCGCCCGCTGACCTGGGACGATCTCCCGAATGCAAGGCCGCGCTACGAGGCGCTGCGCTCGCCGGGCACCGGCGAGGTCAAGATTCTCGACGAGAACTTCTTCATCGAGCAGGCACTACCAGCAACCATTCTCAAAGGGCTGAGCGCGCAGGATCATGCCGCCTACCGCGCGCCCTACCCGACCCGCGAAAGCCGGCGGCCGCTGCTGGAATGGCCGCGCGCGATGCCGATCGAGGGCAGGCCGGCCGATGTCGTCTCCCGGATCGAAGCCTACGATGCCTGGCTGGCGGCGAGCGCGGATGTCCCAAAACTGCTCTTGACCTTCGACGGCCCGGCAGAAACCCTGCTCATCGGCGAGGCAATGACGGCCTGGTGCCGGGCGAACATCGCCAATCTGGACGTCGAAAATTGCGGCCCGGCCCGCCATGTCGCGCCGGAGGATCAACCCGAGGCAATTGCCGCGGCCATCTCCCGATGGGCGGATCGCCACGAACTCCGTTAG
- a CDS encoding amino acid ABC transporter substrate-binding protein, whose protein sequence is MLAKCMRRLVLAGLILCVSAYLAAAAQALDLIAQKGTVRIGYIADEAPFSFKKKDGSPAGYTIDLCGKIADEIGNKIPNVKREYVETTLADGFNAVKTGQIDLLCGAITINLARRETVDFSQLIFLTGASALLRKDSPEYLQILFLDKRPVRTVDAQSPKASVIGVRSDTTTGATLREALGNDVPKTRVADFAAHQDGLEALEDHRIDAYFADRALLISLAGRARNRAALAIGNRLFTHEPYGIALPRDDSTFRLLADQALTAFYQSDDFPKLLKTYFGDEAPILRSEILMQSIPQ, encoded by the coding sequence ATGCTGGCGAAATGCATGAGACGGTTGGTTCTGGCAGGCCTCATCCTTTGCGTCTCGGCATACCTGGCCGCCGCCGCACAAGCGCTCGACCTCATCGCTCAGAAGGGAACCGTCCGGATCGGTTATATTGCCGACGAGGCGCCGTTTTCCTTCAAGAAAAAGGACGGCAGCCCAGCGGGATATACCATCGATCTCTGCGGAAAGATTGCTGATGAGATCGGCAATAAGATTCCTAACGTGAAGCGGGAATACGTCGAAACCACCCTTGCCGATGGATTCAACGCCGTAAAAACCGGGCAGATCGATCTTCTATGCGGCGCAATCACCATCAATCTTGCAAGACGCGAGACCGTAGATTTTTCTCAATTGATCTTCCTGACCGGGGCAAGCGCGCTGCTGCGCAAGGATTCGCCCGAATATCTGCAGATACTCTTCCTCGATAAGCGCCCGGTGCGCACTGTGGACGCCCAATCGCCTAAAGCAAGTGTCATCGGCGTCCGTTCGGATACGACCACCGGCGCGACATTGCGTGAAGCGCTCGGCAACGATGTGCCGAAAACGCGGGTCGCGGATTTCGCGGCGCATCAGGACGGTCTCGAAGCCCTCGAAGATCACAGGATCGACGCCTATTTCGCCGACCGGGCCCTCCTCATCAGCCTCGCCGGTCGAGCGCGCAATCGCGCGGCACTTGCGATCGGCAACCGCCTGTTCACGCATGAGCCCTATGGGATCGCGTTACCGCGAGACGATTCCACCTTTCGCCTTCTTGCGGACCAGGCGCTCACCGCCTTCTATCAGTCAGATGATTTTCCGAAATTGCTGAAGACCTATTTCGGAGACGAGGCTCCAATTCTGCGCAGCGAAATACTGATGCAGTCCATTCCTCAATGA
- a CDS encoding MBL fold metallo-hydrolase codes for MIFRQLFDSVSGTYTYLIASRKGGEALIIDPVLEKVDRYLQLVNELDLKLVKAVDTHLHADHITGLGALRDRTHCITVMGEQTLADVVSMRVTEGDRVSIEGLSLDVLYTPGHTDDSYSFLMGGRVFTGDTLLIRGTGRTDFQNGNPLQQYDSIFNKLLKLPDETLVYPAHDYKGDTVSTIGEERLFNPRLRVRSADEYAELMNNLHLPNPKMMDVAVPANVHVGLHQDEIARKGWAVSATEALALRGSPDIAIVDLREKGEREKHGTIPGSLHAPYPDLLENISAGGMLHELAAATGKRIVFYCAFGERSAMAVQAAQDAGLSTACHIEGGIAAWKKANGPVAH; via the coding sequence ATGATCTTCCGCCAGCTCTTCGACAGCGTGTCCGGTACCTATACCTATCTCATCGCCAGCCGTAAGGGTGGCGAGGCGCTGATCATCGATCCCGTGCTCGAGAAGGTCGACCGCTATCTTCAGCTCGTGAACGAGCTTGATCTCAAGCTCGTCAAGGCCGTGGACACGCATTTGCATGCCGATCATATCACCGGATTGGGTGCGCTGCGCGACCGCACCCATTGCATTACCGTGATGGGCGAGCAGACGCTTGCCGACGTCGTTTCCATGCGTGTGACGGAAGGCGACCGTGTCTCGATTGAGGGTTTGAGCCTGGATGTGCTCTATACGCCGGGCCACACGGACGATTCCTATTCTTTCCTCATGGGTGGCCGGGTGTTCACGGGTGACACGCTCCTCATTCGCGGCACAGGACGTACCGATTTCCAGAACGGCAATCCGCTTCAGCAGTATGACTCGATCTTCAACAAGCTTCTGAAATTGCCGGACGAGACGCTGGTCTATCCGGCCCACGACTACAAGGGCGATACGGTTTCCACCATCGGCGAAGAGAGGCTGTTCAATCCGCGCCTCAGAGTTCGATCGGCGGACGAATATGCCGAGCTCATGAACAACCTCCATCTTCCCAATCCGAAGATGATGGATGTGGCCGTGCCAGCCAATGTCCACGTCGGTCTTCATCAGGATGAGATCGCGCGTAAAGGTTGGGCTGTCTCGGCGACCGAGGCATTGGCGCTGCGCGGCAGTCCTGACATTGCGATCGTCGACCTGCGCGAGAAGGGCGAACGCGAAAAGCATGGAACGATCCCTGGCTCGCTGCACGCACCCTATCCGGATTTGCTGGAAAACATCAGCGCGGGCGGCATGCTGCATGAATTAGCGGCGGCCACCGGCAAGCGGATCGTGTTCTATTGCGCTTTCGGCGAGCGATCGGCGATGGCCGTGCAGGCCGCCCAGGATGCCGGGCTGTCGACCGCCTGTCATATCGAGGGTGGCATCGCCGCTTGGAAGAAGGCGAACGGGCCGGTGGCTCATTAA
- a CDS encoding peroxiredoxin yields MTLAINDIAPDFEVETTEGKIRFHDWADNSWVVLFSHPKDFTPVCTTELGYMARIKPEFDKRGVKIVGLSVDPLDRHSGWASDIEETQGFAPNFPMIADVDYTVSKLYGMLPAAVSGDPTKRTPADNQTVRNVFVVGPDKKIKLILVYPMTTGRNFDEVLRVIDSLQLTAKHRVATPVNWKQGEDVIIAGSVSDDEAKTIYPQGWNAPKPYIRIVPQPKG; encoded by the coding sequence ATGACACTTGCAATCAATGATATCGCACCGGATTTCGAGGTCGAAACGACTGAAGGCAAGATCCGATTTCACGACTGGGCCGATAATTCTTGGGTCGTCCTGTTCTCGCATCCGAAAGATTTCACGCCGGTGTGCACCACCGAGCTCGGCTACATGGCCAGAATCAAACCCGAATTCGACAAGCGTGGCGTGAAAATTGTCGGTCTGTCGGTCGATCCGCTCGACCGTCATTCCGGCTGGGCGAGCGACATCGAGGAGACGCAGGGCTTTGCACCGAACTTCCCGATGATTGCCGATGTCGATTATACGGTATCGAAGCTCTACGGCATGCTGCCGGCAGCAGTGTCCGGCGATCCGACCAAGCGCACCCCGGCTGACAATCAAACGGTGCGGAACGTCTTTGTCGTCGGCCCGGACAAGAAGATCAAATTGATCCTCGTCTATCCGATGACCACAGGCCGCAATTTCGATGAGGTCCTGCGTGTGATAGACTCGCTCCAGCTTACTGCGAAGCACAGGGTCGCTACTCCGGTGAATTGGAAGCAGGGCGAGGATGTGATCATCGCCGGTTCGGTAAGCGACGACGAAGCCAAGACCATATATCCGCAGGGATGGAACGCGCCTAAACCCTACATTCGGATCGTTCCACAGCCGAAGGGATAA
- a CDS encoding calcium:proton antiporter, translated as MTDSLAFRSFGLNRLLREEWFLAVSILTSLVVLSFEGPLLKQLSDPFWLAFIFLVLFAAVLGSALSVVRHADYLAERLGEPYGTLILTLAITSIEVMAISAVMIHGENNPTLARDTLFAVIMIILNGMVGMSLLFGAWRRPEQSHNLQGANAYLGLIVPLATLSLIMPSFLYTSGGPHPSAPRQMVLGIMSIGLYGVFLMLQAGRHHHFFAEEDELPVKREARPAPRSLWVHTILLFAYMGPVVFLVEELAKPIDYVIETLRAPVAFGGVVMAVLVATPEAISAVRAAIANHLQRSINIFLGSVLSTIGITVPAMLAVSYLVAHPVTLGLEGSDLVMLILTLAVSIITFASGRTHLMQGAVHLVLFVAYVLLIFQQ; from the coding sequence ATGACGGACAGTCTGGCATTTCGTTCCTTCGGACTAAACCGTCTTCTACGCGAGGAATGGTTTCTGGCGGTCAGCATTCTGACCAGTCTGGTGGTCCTCAGCTTCGAGGGCCCATTGCTTAAACAATTGTCCGATCCCTTTTGGCTCGCTTTCATATTCCTTGTGCTTTTTGCCGCCGTGCTTGGTTCCGCGCTTTCGGTCGTCCGGCATGCAGATTATCTGGCGGAGCGACTTGGGGAGCCGTACGGAACATTGATCCTGACGCTGGCCATCACCTCGATCGAAGTGATGGCCATTTCCGCCGTGATGATCCATGGCGAAAACAATCCGACCCTTGCGCGTGATACGCTTTTTGCAGTGATTATGATCATCCTCAACGGCATGGTCGGAATGTCGTTGCTGTTCGGCGCCTGGCGACGGCCGGAGCAGTCCCACAATTTGCAAGGGGCCAACGCCTATCTTGGGCTTATCGTGCCACTGGCGACGCTGAGCCTGATCATGCCGAGTTTTCTATATACTTCGGGCGGCCCGCACCCTTCCGCGCCGAGACAGATGGTGCTCGGGATCATGTCCATCGGACTTTATGGCGTATTCCTGATGCTTCAAGCGGGCCGCCATCACCATTTCTTCGCAGAGGAAGACGAGCTGCCCGTCAAACGCGAGGCGCGCCCTGCACCGCGATCGCTATGGGTTCATACCATCCTGCTGTTCGCCTATATGGGGCCGGTGGTATTCCTCGTCGAAGAACTCGCCAAACCGATCGACTATGTCATCGAAACATTGCGCGCGCCTGTCGCCTTCGGCGGCGTCGTCATGGCCGTGTTGGTTGCCACACCGGAAGCCATCAGCGCCGTGCGCGCCGCCATCGCCAACCATTTGCAGCGTTCAATCAATATCTTCCTGGGCTCGGTCCTCTCGACGATCGGAATAACCGTCCCTGCCATGCTTGCCGTCAGCTATCTCGTTGCACACCCCGTTACGCTGGGGCTCGAGGGCAGCGATCTCGTGATGCTCATCCTGACGCTTGCCGTCAGTATCATCACCTTCGCCAGCGGCCGGACCCATCTCATGCAGGGCGCCGTTCATCTCGTGCTATTCGTGGCTTACGTGCTGCTCATTTTCCAACAGTAA